Below is a genomic region from Paraburkholderia sp. BL23I1N1.
AACCGCCGCGCCGGGCAGCGTGTTCGTCATTGATTGCCGTTTCGATCTGGCCGACACCGAGGCGGGCGAGAAAGCCTATCTGGCCGGGCATTTGCCGGGCGCGCATTATCTGCACCTCGATCGCGATCTGTCAGGGCCAAAGAACGGCCTCAATGGCCGCCACCCGCTGCCGGACCGCGCGCGGCTAGTGGAGACACTGGAGTCTCGCGGGCTCAAGCAGGGTCAGCAGGTTGTCGCCTATGACGCACAGGGCGGCATGTACGCCGCGCGCGCGTGGTGGCTGCTGCGTTGGCTCGGCCATGACGCGGTTGCGCTGCTCGACGGTGGATTGCAAGCCTGGCAGGCCGCCGGCCACCCGTTGACGCAAGACGCACCGGCGCAGAACACGGGCGACTTCAAAGCGGGCGCACCGCTTTCCGTCACCGTCGACGCGCAGACCGTCGAGCGCAATCTCGGCACGAAAGAACGCGTCGTGGTCGATGCGCGCGCGAACGATCGCTATCGCGGCGAGAACGAAACGCTGGATCGCGTCGGCGGCCATATTCCTGGCGCGCTCAACCGGTTCTTCAAAGACAACCTCACGGCCGACGGCCGCTACAAACCGGCGCACACGCTGCGTGAGGAGTTCCGCGCATTGCTGGGCGACACGTCACCGGAACACGTCGTCCTGCAATGTGGCTCGGGTGTGACAGCATGCGTGAACGCGCTCGCGATGGAGGTCGCCGGCATGCATGGCGCGGCGCTCTATGCGGGATCGTGGAGCGAATGGAGTTCCGATCCGAAGCGGCCGGTTGCAACGGGTCCGAATCCCTAAGCGACCCCGTGCTGCTTGAACCAGAGCAGCGCCCGCCGCCAGCCGTCCTCGGCATCGGCCTTTTTGTAACTCGGCCGGTAGTCGGCGAAAAACGCGTGGCCTGCATCGTCGTACACGACGAATTGTGAGCCGCGGCCCGCTTGAGGACCCTGCGCGATGGCCTGCTTCATCTGCGCAAGCGTGTCTTGCGGAATGCTTTGATCCTGCCGCCCGTATAACCCCAACACCGGCGCATGCAGATCGCCAACACGATCGAGCGGGTTCGCGGGCGTGGTCGCGCTGTGATCTCCGCTCACGCGTCCGTACCAGGCGACCGCGGTCTTGAGCCGCGGATTGTGCTCCGCGTACAGCCACGCAATCCGCCCGCCCCAGCAAAAGCCATTCACGCCCAGCCGGTTCAGGTCGCCGCCGTGCTCGCCCGCCCATGCGACGGTAGCGTCGAGGTCGTCCAGCGCCTGCTCGTCCGGCACCTTGCTGAGAATCTGATTGCTGATCTGCTGGATGGTCGGCAGCATCATCGGATCGCCCTCGCGGACGAACAGGTCCGGTGCGATCGCCAGATATCCGAGCTTGGCAAAGCGCCGGCACACGTCGGCAATATGCTCGTGCACGCCGAACGCCTCATGGATCACGATGATCACCGGCAGATGCGTCTTGCCCTTCGGCTGCGCGCGATAGGCCGGCACGAGCGTATCGCCCGAACGCACGCCGATCTCGCCGGCTTCAAGACCGTCGCTATCGGTATGGATGGTTTGCGCCGACACCGGCAGCACGGCTGCGGCGAATCCGGTGCCGAGTGCGGCCTTGATAAAGGTACGGCGATTGAAGGGAACGTGCGGGACCAGGCTGTCGATGTCAGGTTTCAGCATGCGGCGCTCCTCAGGCAAAGGTTGGATGCAACAGGATACGCTTCACCCGCATCCTGTTGCAGAAGCAACCAACCTTCTCAAGCGCGGCCAGGACGTTAGTGCAGCTTGACCCGCGGCAGCGTAGTGCGCCGCAACCAGTGCGCGAAGGTATCGAGCACCATCCGCGCGTAGCCGTGCAGCGCCGCGATATGCAGCCGGTACAGCGACATGTACATGAAGCGCGCGAACAGCCCTTCGATCAGCATATTGCCGCCGATCACACCGCCCATCAGATTGCCGACCGCGCTGAAGTGCCCGAGCGACACCAGCGAGCCAAAATCGCGGTAGGTAAATTCGGGCAGCGGCTTGTTCTCCAGCCGGGCCGCAAGCGCCTTCATCAGGAAGCTCGCCTGCTGGTGCGCCGCTTGCGCGCGCGGCGGCACGTTGCGCTCGTTGCCCGGCCATGGGCAGGCCGCACAATCGCCGAGCGCGAAGATGTTGTCGTCGACCTCGGTTTGCAGCGTGCGGCGCACGATGAGTTGCCCCAGACGGTTGACCGGCAGGCCGTCGAGCTCACTCAGGATGGCGGGCGCCTTGATGCCCGCCGCCCACACCGTCAGATCGGCACGCACGGTTTTGCCGCTGGCCGTGCGGATCATGCCGGGCGCGACCTCCGCCACGGTCTCGCCGATCATCAGCTTCACGCCGAGCTTGGTGAGCAATTCCGCGGTGGCCGTCGACACACGCTCCTGCAAGGCCGGCAAAATGCGCGGGCCTGCCTCGATCAGCACGATGCCGACGTCGTGCCGCGGATCGAGCTTATGCAGGCCGTACGCGGACAACACCTGAGCCGTATTGCGCAACTCAGCTGAGAGTTCGACGCCCGTCGCACCGCCGCCGACGATCGCCACCTGGATGCGCGGCTCGGAGGAAGGCGTCGTGCCCGGGTTCGATTCGACAGGTTCATGCACCTGATGCTCGGCCCGCATACAGGCCGCGATCAGGCGTTTGCGGAAACGCTCGGCCTGGCTGACCGTATCGAGTGCGAGAGAAAACTCGGGCGCGCCCTTCACGCCGAAGAACGCCGTGGTGCTGCCGATCGCGACGATCAGCGTGTCGTATTCGAGTTGGCGTTCGGGCAGCAGTTCTGCGCCATCGTCGTCGAGCACCGTGCCGAGCGTCAGACGTTTGTTCGCACGGTCCAGACCGGTCAGCTCACCCTGCTGAAACTCGAAACCATGCCAGCGCGCTTGTGCCGCATATTCGAGTTCCTGGGTGAACGGGTCCATGCTGCCGGCTGCCACTTCATGCAGCAGCGGCTTCCAGATATGGGTTGGATTACGGTCGACGAGCGTGACTTGCGCGCGTATACCGCTTTTGTTTTTATTGCGTGCATAGCGGTCGCCTAAGCGCGTCGCCAGCTCCAATCCCCCCGCGCCCCCGCCAACGACGATAAATCGATGCATTGAACTCTCCGTATTTGCCGATGGGTTGTGCGTCTCGACGGCGCGCATGAAGCCGCGCTTGAAACATGAAGCGCGCGCCGTCTGTTCTGGCGATTGTCCGCGAGCGGCACGGGTTGTCACAAGCTATCAAAACGCATATGTGACATGCGCACGACGTTATCGTCTTTCAAGCGCGCCGTCACATTCACGTCAATGCGCTTCTTCCCAGTTCAAACCGGCGCCCACTTCAGCGACCAGTGGCACTTTGAGCGCGGCGACACCGCACATCAGTTCCGGCAAGCGCTTGCGTACATCGGACAATTCCGCGTCCGGCACTTCGAGAATCAGTTCGTCGTGCACCTGCATGATCATGCGCGTACCGACCTTCGACTCTTCGATCCACTTCTGCACCGCGATCATCGACAGCTTGATCAGATCGGCGGCCGTGCCTTGCATGGGCGCGTTGATTGCCGCGCGCTCCGCTGCCTGACGGCGCGGACCGTTGCCGCCGTTGATCTCCGGCAGCCACAGGCGGCGGCCGAACGCTGTTTCCACGTAGCCCTTGGCCTTCGCGCTCAGACGCGTTTCGTCCATATAACGCGCGACGCCCGGATAACGCGCGAAGTAGCGATCGATATACAGCTTGGCCGCATCGCGCGTAATGCCGAGATTGGCGGCCAGGCCGAACGCGCTCATGCCGTAGATCAGGCCGAAGTTGATGACCTTCGCCACACGCCGTTGATCGTTCGACACTTCGAGCGGCGTCACGCTGAAAATTTCCGCCGCCGTGGCGCAGTGAATGTCTTCCCCTTGCGAGAAGGCACGCAGCAGCGATTCGTCGCCGGAAATGTGCGCCATGATGCGCAACTCGATCTGCGAGTAGTCGGCGGAGACGAGCCTGTGGCCCGGAGGCGCGATAAACGCCTCGCGAATGCGGCGGCCTTCGCCGGTGCGCACGGGGATGTTCTGCAGGTTCGGATCGTTCGACGCCAGCCGGCCCGTGACCGCCACGGCCTGCGCATAGTTCGTATGGACACGGCCGGTGGTGGCGTTGACCATGCGCGGCAGCTTGTCCGTGTAGGTCGATTTCAGTTTCGACAAGCCGCGATGTTCGAGCAGGATCTTCGGCAGCGGGTAGTCTTCGGCAAGCTTTTGCAGCACTTCTTCATCGGTGGACGGCGCGCCGCTCGGGGTCTTCTTGATCACCGGCAATTCGAGCTTCTCAAAGAAGATCTGACCGATCTGCTTCGGCGAACCCAGATTGAATTCGCCGCCGGCCAGCACGTACGCTTCGCTCTCCAGTTGAATCAGACGCGCGGCGATTTCAGTGCTTTGCGCGCGCAGCTTCTCGGCGTCGATCAGCACGCCGGTACGCTCCATCTTGCGCAAGACGCGCGAGGTCGGCACTTCGATGTCGCGATACACGTAGTCGAGTGTTTTCTCCGCGGCCACTTGCGGATACAAGGCCTGATGCAAACGCAAGGTGATGTCGGCGTCTTCAGCCGCGTATTCGGCGGCCGTTTCCAGCGCGACTTCGTCGAAGCCGATTTGCGACGCACCTTTACCCGCGACCTCTTCGTACTTGATCGTCTTGATGCCGAGATGGCGCAGCGCGAGGCTGTCCATGTCGTGCGTGCGGTGTGATTCGAGCACGTACGATTCCAGTAGCGTGTCGTGTTCGACGCCGCGCATTTCGATGCCGTAGTTCGCCAGCACCTGTTCGTCGTACTTCATGTGCTGGCCGACCTTCTTGTGCTCGGCGCTTTCCAGCCACGGCTTCAGCTTCGCCAGCACTTCGTCGCGCGGCAGTTGCACGGGCGCGTCCGGACCACGATGCGCAACCGGCACATAAGCGGCATAGCCAGGTTCGACCGAGAACGACAACCCCACGATTTGCGCGGTCATCGGATCGAGCGAGGTGGTTTCGGTATCGAACGCCGTCAACCCGGCGGCATTGATTTTCTCAAGCCAGGAGTCGAACTGCTCCCAGGTTTGCACCGTGTCGTAGTGACGTTCGTGATCCACAGTGAGCGCCGGCGGCACATCGGTCTCGGGACCTTCCACGGCTTCTGCGACTTCCACCTCACGCAGCCAGGTCTTGAAGCCGTTGCGCGTGAAGACGTCGCGTAGTTCTTCGCGCGATTCCGGCCGGCTTTCCAGGCTTTCTTCGATCGACACGATATGGCCGGTCAGATCGCACTGACGCTCGACGGTGACGAGTTTCTTCGCCATCGGCAGAAAATCGAGCGCACGTCGCAGATTGTCTCCTACCGCACCTTTGATTTCGTCCGCATGTGCGACGATGCCATCGAGTGTCTCGTACTGCGTCAGCCATTTGATCGCCGTTTTCGGCCCGCATTTGTCGACGCCTGGCACGTTGTCGACGGTATCGCCGATCAGCGACAGGTAGTCGATGATGCGCTCCGGCGGCACGCCGAATTTGGCGATCACGCCTTCGCGGTCGAGCTTCTCATTAGTCATCGTATTGATGAGGGTGACATGATCCGACACGAGCTGCGCCAGATCCTTGTCCCCAGTCGACACGATCACATTCATGCCGCGTTTTTCCGCCTCGGTGCTGAGCGTGCCGATCACGTCGTCGGCTTCGACGCCTTCGATCATCAGGAGTGGCCAGCCGAGCGCGCGCACGGCGACGTGAATCGGCTCGATCTGACGCGAGAGGTCGTCCGGCATCGACGGGCGGTTCGCCTTATAGTCGGCATACCAGTCGTCACGGAATGTTTTGCCCTTGGCGTCGAACACGCACGCGCTATACTCTGCTGTGACTTCCTTGCGCATGCGCCGCAGCATGTTGATCATTCCATAGAGCGCACCCGTCGGACCACCTTCGGGTCCGCGCAGATCAGGCATCGCATGGTAGGCCCGGTACAGATAACTCGAACCGTCGACCAATAGCAGGGTCTTACCTTCTAGGCTTCGTTCTTCAGGCATTATGACTAAGAGAAAAGTGATTCCGAGTCTGCGATCACTCGCAGATCAAGAGCGCGCAACGGCTAAGAAGGCCCGCGCATCGTGGCAGATGTTCACGATTATGGCAGAGTTTATCGAGGCGACCGAGTACCTCTCGGAGATTCGTCCGGCTGTCAGCATCTATGGTTCAGCGCGCCTGAAACCGAACTCGCCGTATTACAAACTTGCCACGCAAATCGCGCGCAAGCTCTCGGACGCGGGCTTCGCGGTCATCTCGGGCGGCGGCCCCGGCATCATGGAAGCAGCCAACAAGGGCGCCCATGCGGGGAAGGCCCCGTCGGTCGGCCTGAACATCGAACTGCCGCACGAGCAATCGGGCAATCAGTGGCAGGACATCTCGCTGCGTTTCCGCCATTTCTTCACGCGCAAAGTCACGTTCGTGAAGAACTCAGACGCGGTGATCGTGATGCCGGGCGGCTTCGGCACGCTAGACGAACTCGCTGAAGTCCTCACGCTGATTCAAACCAAGAAGTCGCGCCACGTGCCGATCATTCTGGTGGGCGGCGAGTTCTGGGAAGGCCTGCTTGCGTGGTTCAAGAACTCGCTGACGCCAATGGGCCTGATCAATCCGACGGATATGGACTTGATGCAGGTGATCGACGATCCGGACCAGGTACTCGAAGCGGTGTTGAAGTTCTATGAAGACCGCGAAGAAGCCGAACCGCATCCGGTCAAATCGGATGAAGACCGGATGTTCTATCTGTAATGCTGAACCTTCGCGCCCGGTGTGCGAATTAAGTATGCGTTGTTGAATGTGCATTGAACAACGCGCGCGAGTTCTGGCGGGCGGCCCCCAGGTCGCTCGCTTCCGCTACATCGGTCTGATCACCCTGCGCTTGCAGCCATTCGCAGAACTGCGCCACTAGCGGCGCCTGCGCGACCTCCCGCCTCGCCACCCACCAATAGCCGCGTGCATCAATACGCGGTCCGGCCAATGGCACGACGAGCCGTCCCGATGCCAGCTCATCCGCCAGCAAAGGCAACGGGCCGAGCGCCACGCCGAGTCCATCCACCGCGGCTTGCAAGGCCAGATAGAAGTGATCGAACGACTGCTTCTTCCGGCATTTCGCCGTTACGCCCGCGGCGGATAACCAGTTGCCCCACGCATCGGGACGCGTGTCCGAATGCAGCAGCACATGCTTCGCCAGATCGTCGGCTGTGTTGATCGGCGAGCGTTGCAGGAGCGCGGGACTGCACACTGGAGTCTCGCTCTCACCCAGGAAATGACCGCTCACGCAATTAGGCCAATGCGCGGGACCGCGCCGCACCGCGACGTCGAAGCTATCCAGCGTTTCGACCGGTGCGTTAGAAGTCGATAAGCGCAGCTCCGCATTCGGCACCTTGCGCTGGAACTGATGGAGCCGCGGCAGCAGCCATTTCATCGCGAAGGTCGGCAATGCATTCACCCGCAGTACATGAACGACGCCGGTGTCGCGCAATTGGTCCGTGGCAAGCGCGATGCTGTCGAATGCGGCCTGCACGGTAGCCAGATAGCGGCGCCCGTCGTCGGTCAAACGCACGCGCTTGCCGCGGCGATGGAACACCTGCACGCCAAGCCACATTTCAAACGCCGCGACTTGCCGGCTGATTGCACCGTGCGTCACATGCAATTCGTTCGCCGCGGCAGTGAAGCTTTCGTGCCGTGCCGCAGCTTCGAAGGCGCGCAGCGCAGGAAAAGGAGGTAGTTGACGAGCCATGCTTGTGATTCTAGATCACAAAGGCGTGCTCAAAAATCGTTTTGCTCACTACGTATTCGGCGCTAACCTTCTGGGCTTGAACGGGAAGCTTGGCGATATGGATCACGATCTCACCTCGGCCGGGGCCGCCTTGGCGCCCACGCCCACATTGCGGGAAATTTTTGGCGGCTTTCTCGGGCTCGGGCTGATCTCGTTCGGCGGCGCACTGCCGCTGGCGCGCCGCGCCGTGGTCGAACAGCGGCGCTGGCTGACCGGCGCGGAATTCACCGACCTGCTCGGCCTTTGCCAATTCCTGCCAGGCGGCAATGTGATCAATCTTTCTGTGGCGATCGGGATGCGCTTTCGCGGCGTGCCGGGTGCGCTGGCGGGTTTGCTCGGATTGATCGCGGGGCCGTCGATGATAGTAATCGGCCTTGGCGTGCTGTATGAGCACACGCAAAACGACCCGCATGTTCGCCATCTGTTTGCCGGTCTCGCGGCGGCGGCGTCCGGCCTGCTGATCTCGATGGCCGTGAAGATCCTGCTGCCGTTACGCGACAAACCCATGGCCGCGCTCATCGCGGCGCTCGGTTTCATCGCGATCGCCATCATGCGCCTGCCGCTTCTGCCTACGATGCTGGTGCTCACGCCGCTCAGCATCTACATCGCGTCGAGGGCCGCACGATGAACGACACACTCGCTTCCCTTGCGATCATTTTCAGCCAGCTTTCGCTGCTCGCGTTCGGTGGCGGCAACACGATTCTTCCGGAGATGCAGCGTCAGGTGGTGGATGTGCATCACTGGATGCCGGCCAGCGAATTCAGCGCGCTGTTCGCGCTCGCGCAGGCGGCGCCTGGGCCGAATCTGATGATCGTGACGCTGGTCGGCTGGCACGTGGCGGGTTGGGCGGGGATGCTGGTGACTTCGGTGGCGAAGTTCGGACCGTCTTCGCTCGTAACGATTCTTGCGCTGCATGCGTGGGATCGATTCAAGGACCGTCCGTGGCGGCGTTACGCGCAAATGGGGCTGGTGTCGGTGACGGCGGGCATTGTTGCGGCAAGTGCGGCCCTGATCGCCGAAGCGTCGAACCCGACGTCGATTGCATGGGCGATCACCGTTTTTACCGCTGTGCTGGCGTTGAAAACGCGCATTCATCCGCTGTGGCTGCTGGCGGCGGGGAGCTTGATTGGGCTGACGGGGTTTGGGCAGTTTTGAGTCTTGAGGTGGCGGGGCGAGCGAAGCAGACGCTCGCCCTCGCCTTATCGAAAAGCGCTTACTGAAACGCCACTTCCGCGAAGCTGCGCAACTTGCGGCTATGCAAACGATGCAAACCGTTCATGCGCAACAACTCCATCGCCTTCACACCGATCTGCAAATGCTGATCGACTTGCGCGCGATAGAACTGATCCGCCATACCGGGCAGTTTCAATTCGCCATGCAAGGGCTTGTCCGACACGCATAACAACGTGCCGTAAGGCACGCGGAAGCGGAACCCATTGGCGGCGATCGTCGCGCTTTCCATATCGAGTGCGACCGCACGGCTTTGCGACAGCCGCTGCACCGGTTCGCGATGATCGCGCAACTCCCAGTTACGGTTATCCACGCTCGCCACCGTGCCCGTGCGCATCACCCGCTTCAACTCGACACCATCCAGTTGCGTGACCTGAGCAACCGCACGCTCCAACGCCACCTGCACTTCGGCAAGTGCAGGAATCGGCACCCACAGCGGCAAGTCGTCGTCGAGCACGTGATCCTCGCGCACATAGCCGTGCGCCAGCACGTAATCGCCCAAACGCTGCGTGTTACGCAGACCCGCGCAGTGGCCAAGCATGATCCACGCATGCGGACGCAGCACGGCGATGTGGTCCGTGATCGTCTTCGCGTTCGAGGGCCCGACACCGATGTTGACCATCGTGATGCCGCTGCCGTCGGCGCGCTTCAGGTGATACGCGGGCATCTGCGGCAGACGCGGCGGCGCCGTGCCTTCCTGCGCCTGCTCGCCGAGATTTTCGTTGTACGTGATCACGTCGCCCGGTTCGACGAACGACGTATATTCGCTGCGATAGGCGCGCAGTTCTTCGTCGTCGGTATGGGCCATCATCGTGCGGCCGAGTTTGACGAACTCGTCGATATAGAACTGGTAGTTCGTGTACAGCACGTAGTTCTGGCAATGCGTGGGCGAGGTGGCCGTGTAATGCTTCAGCCGATGCAGTGAGAAATCCACCCGCGCCGCCGTGAACAGCGCAAGCGGATGCGGCTCGCCCGGCGGCGGCTCATACGTGCCGTTGACGATGCGGTCATCGAGCAGCGCCAGGTCCGGCGTGTCGAACACGTCGCGCATCAGGAACAGGCGTTCGCGATCGAGATCGCCTTCAAGATGGATGCCTTCGGCAAAGGCAAAGTGAATCGGAATCGGCTGTTCAGACACCCCGACTTCGATCTTCACGTGATGGTTCTTCGCCAGCAGGCGCAGTTGTTCACGATAATAGTTGCCGAACAGATCGGGCCGCGTGACAGTTGTCTCGAACACGCCGGGGCCCGCAACGAAACCGTACGAGCGGCGCGAGTCGATATGCGTGTTGACTTCGGTGCGCACTCTGACGAACGGATAGCAGGCGCGTACCCGTCGCTCGAACAGTTCGTTGCGGCGGTAGCGCGCGAAGGCGTCGCGCAGGAACGAGGTGTTCGCTTCGTAGATCGCCGACAAACGCGTGACGGCCTCGGTCGCGTCGTCAAAGGATTCGGTTGGGAAGCTGTTGGCGGGAATCTGCACCGCGCGTTGATTGGTATCGTAGTTCATCTTCGTTCGCCCCTATTGATGAGATGACATTACCACGGAACCCGGGATCGCCAAATGACCTCGCGGCGCCTACCACAACCGCCTCGACAGCGGCCGCAAGATTGCGCGCACGTGGCGCGAAAGCGGCGCAAAATAAGGCCATCGCGCCCGTAGGCAAGGCTGGATTTGCTAGAATCGGGGCACCATTTTGGAGAATCACCATGAAGCCGCTCCTTCCCGTCGCCGTTGCACTGGCCCTCGCCTTTGGCAACGCCGCGATGGCTGCCCAGCCTGTCGATGACACTCCGCCCCCCGGCGTGCCCCAGTCCGCCAACGAACGGGCCGGCCTGCCTGACCTGGAGAAGATCAATCGTCCGGCCGCCGAGGTCAGCTCGAAGGTCGAAATCAACGTCCCGCGCACGCCAAGCTTTCAC
It encodes:
- a CDS encoding chromate transporter; amino-acid sequence: MDHDLTSAGAALAPTPTLREIFGGFLGLGLISFGGALPLARRAVVEQRRWLTGAEFTDLLGLCQFLPGGNVINLSVAIGMRFRGVPGALAGLLGLIAGPSMIVIGLGVLYEHTQNDPHVRHLFAGLAAAASGLLISMAVKILLPLRDKPMAALIAALGFIAIAIMRLPLLPTMLVLTPLSIYIASRAAR
- a CDS encoding chromate transporter, with translation MNDTLASLAIIFSQLSLLAFGGGNTILPEMQRQVVDVHHWMPASEFSALFALAQAAPGPNLMIVTLVGWHVAGWAGMLVTSVAKFGPSSLVTILALHAWDRFKDRPWRRYAQMGLVSVTAGIVAASAALIAEASNPTSIAWAITVFTAVLALKTRIHPLWLLAAGSLIGLTGFGQF
- a CDS encoding NAD(P)/FAD-dependent oxidoreductase, which codes for MHRFIVVGGGAGGLELATRLGDRYARNKNKSGIRAQVTLVDRNPTHIWKPLLHEVAAGSMDPFTQELEYAAQARWHGFEFQQGELTGLDRANKRLTLGTVLDDDGAELLPERQLEYDTLIVAIGSTTAFFGVKGAPEFSLALDTVSQAERFRKRLIAACMRAEHQVHEPVESNPGTTPSSEPRIQVAIVGGGATGVELSAELRNTAQVLSAYGLHKLDPRHDVGIVLIEAGPRILPALQERVSTATAELLTKLGVKLMIGETVAEVAPGMIRTASGKTVRADLTVWAAGIKAPAILSELDGLPVNRLGQLIVRRTLQTEVDDNIFALGDCAACPWPGNERNVPPRAQAAHQQASFLMKALAARLENKPLPEFTYRDFGSLVSLGHFSAVGNLMGGVIGGNMLIEGLFARFMYMSLYRLHIAALHGYARMVLDTFAHWLRRTTLPRVKLH
- a CDS encoding dienelactone hydrolase family protein; this translates as MLKPDIDSLVPHVPFNRRTFIKAALGTGFAAAVLPVSAQTIHTDSDGLEAGEIGVRSGDTLVPAYRAQPKGKTHLPVIIVIHEAFGVHEHIADVCRRFAKLGYLAIAPDLFVREGDPMMLPTIQQISNQILSKVPDEQALDDLDATVAWAGEHGGDLNRLGVNGFCWGGRIAWLYAEHNPRLKTAVAWYGRVSGDHSATTPANPLDRVGDLHAPVLGLYGRQDQSIPQDTLAQMKQAIAQGPQAGRGSQFVVYDDAGHAFFADYRPSYKKADAEDGWRRALLWFKQHGVA
- a CDS encoding TIGR00730 family Rossman fold protein, with protein sequence MTKRKVIPSLRSLADQERATAKKARASWQMFTIMAEFIEATEYLSEIRPAVSIYGSARLKPNSPYYKLATQIARKLSDAGFAVISGGGPGIMEAANKGAHAGKAPSVGLNIELPHEQSGNQWQDISLRFRHFFTRKVTFVKNSDAVIVMPGGFGTLDELAEVLTLIQTKKSRHVPIILVGGEFWEGLLAWFKNSLTPMGLINPTDMDLMQVIDDPDQVLEAVLKFYEDREEAEPHPVKSDEDRMFYL
- a CDS encoding sulfurtransferase, with the protein product MPHTHYTTLISATNLAERLTAAPGSVFVIDCRFDLADTEAGEKAYLAGHLPGAHYLHLDRDLSGPKNGLNGRHPLPDRARLVETLESRGLKQGQQVVAYDAQGGMYAARAWWLLRWLGHDAVALLDGGLQAWQAAGHPLTQDAPAQNTGDFKAGAPLSVTVDAQTVERNLGTKERVVVDARANDRYRGENETLDRVGGHIPGALNRFFKDNLTADGRYKPAHTLREEFRALLGDTSPEHVVLQCGSGVTACVNALAMEVAGMHGAALYAGSWSEWSSDPKRPVATGPNP
- a CDS encoding AMP nucleosidase, whose product is MNYDTNQRAVQIPANSFPTESFDDATEAVTRLSAIYEANTSFLRDAFARYRRNELFERRVRACYPFVRVRTEVNTHIDSRRSYGFVAGPGVFETTVTRPDLFGNYYREQLRLLAKNHHVKIEVGVSEQPIPIHFAFAEGIHLEGDLDRERLFLMRDVFDTPDLALLDDRIVNGTYEPPPGEPHPLALFTAARVDFSLHRLKHYTATSPTHCQNYVLYTNYQFYIDEFVKLGRTMMAHTDDEELRAYRSEYTSFVEPGDVITYNENLGEQAQEGTAPPRLPQMPAYHLKRADGSGITMVNIGVGPSNAKTITDHIAVLRPHAWIMLGHCAGLRNTQRLGDYVLAHGYVREDHVLDDDLPLWVPIPALAEVQVALERAVAQVTQLDGVELKRVMRTGTVASVDNRNWELRDHREPVQRLSQSRAVALDMESATIAANGFRFRVPYGTLLCVSDKPLHGELKLPGMADQFYRAQVDQHLQIGVKAMELLRMNGLHRLHSRKLRSFAEVAFQ
- a CDS encoding transcriptional regulator GcvA; the protein is MARQLPPFPALRAFEAAARHESFTAAANELHVTHGAISRQVAAFEMWLGVQVFHRRGKRVRLTDDGRRYLATVQAAFDSIALATDQLRDTGVVHVLRVNALPTFAMKWLLPRLHQFQRKVPNAELRLSTSNAPVETLDSFDVAVRRGPAHWPNCVSGHFLGESETPVCSPALLQRSPINTADDLAKHVLLHSDTRPDAWGNWLSAAGVTAKCRKKQSFDHFYLALQAAVDGLGVALGPLPLLADELASGRLVVPLAGPRIDARGYWWVARREVAQAPLVAQFCEWLQAQGDQTDVAEASDLGAARQNSRALFNAHSTTHT
- the polA gene encoding DNA polymerase I translates to MPEERSLEGKTLLLVDGSSYLYRAYHAMPDLRGPEGGPTGALYGMINMLRRMRKEVTAEYSACVFDAKGKTFRDDWYADYKANRPSMPDDLSRQIEPIHVAVRALGWPLLMIEGVEADDVIGTLSTEAEKRGMNVIVSTGDKDLAQLVSDHVTLINTMTNEKLDREGVIAKFGVPPERIIDYLSLIGDTVDNVPGVDKCGPKTAIKWLTQYETLDGIVAHADEIKGAVGDNLRRALDFLPMAKKLVTVERQCDLTGHIVSIEESLESRPESREELRDVFTRNGFKTWLREVEVAEAVEGPETDVPPALTVDHERHYDTVQTWEQFDSWLEKINAAGLTAFDTETTSLDPMTAQIVGLSFSVEPGYAAYVPVAHRGPDAPVQLPRDEVLAKLKPWLESAEHKKVGQHMKYDEQVLANYGIEMRGVEHDTLLESYVLESHRTHDMDSLALRHLGIKTIKYEEVAGKGASQIGFDEVALETAAEYAAEDADITLRLHQALYPQVAAEKTLDYVYRDIEVPTSRVLRKMERTGVLIDAEKLRAQSTEIAARLIQLESEAYVLAGGEFNLGSPKQIGQIFFEKLELPVIKKTPSGAPSTDEEVLQKLAEDYPLPKILLEHRGLSKLKSTYTDKLPRMVNATTGRVHTNYAQAVAVTGRLASNDPNLQNIPVRTGEGRRIREAFIAPPGHRLVSADYSQIELRIMAHISGDESLLRAFSQGEDIHCATAAEIFSVTPLEVSNDQRRVAKVINFGLIYGMSAFGLAANLGITRDAAKLYIDRYFARYPGVARYMDETRLSAKAKGYVETAFGRRLWLPEINGGNGPRRQAAERAAINAPMQGTAADLIKLSMIAVQKWIEESKVGTRMIMQVHDELILEVPDAELSDVRKRLPELMCGVAALKVPLVAEVGAGLNWEEAH